In one Pseudarthrobacter sp. NBSH8 genomic region, the following are encoded:
- the hisG gene encoding ATP phosphoribosyltransferase: MLRVAVPNKGSLSEAASAMLSEAGYRQRRDTRELVMMDPDNDIEFFFLRPRDIAVYVGRGTLDVGITGRDLLLDAEVEAEELLPLGFAASTFRFAGPVGDFAAAEELEGKRLATSYDGLLRGYLAERGINAKVVRLDGAVESSVRLGVADAIADVVETGNTLKAAGMEIFGEPILKSEAVLIRRTGDGGAANGTVKEIEVLIRRLQGVLVARQYVLMDYDIRKELVEQAAALTPGLESPTVSPLRDSDWVAVRSMVPKKETNRIMDELYDLGARAILVSSIHACRI; encoded by the coding sequence GTCCGAAGCGGGCTACCGCCAGCGCCGCGACACCCGCGAGCTGGTCATGATGGACCCGGACAACGATATCGAGTTCTTCTTCCTCCGCCCGCGCGACATCGCCGTGTACGTCGGACGCGGAACCCTCGACGTCGGCATCACCGGCCGCGACCTGCTGCTGGACGCCGAGGTGGAGGCCGAGGAGCTGCTGCCCCTGGGCTTCGCTGCGTCCACGTTCCGCTTCGCCGGACCCGTAGGTGACTTCGCCGCCGCGGAAGAGCTGGAAGGCAAGCGCCTCGCCACCAGCTACGACGGGCTGCTCCGCGGCTACCTCGCCGAGCGGGGCATCAACGCCAAGGTAGTCCGGCTTGACGGCGCCGTGGAGTCTTCCGTTCGCCTCGGCGTAGCGGACGCCATCGCCGACGTCGTGGAAACGGGCAACACCCTCAAGGCCGCCGGGATGGAAATCTTCGGCGAGCCCATCCTCAAGTCCGAAGCTGTCCTGATCCGCCGCACCGGCGATGGCGGCGCCGCGAACGGCACGGTCAAGGAGATTGAAGTCCTGATCCGCCGCCTGCAGGGCGTCCTCGTGGCGCGCCAGTACGTGCTGATGGACTACGATATCCGCAAGGAACTCGTGGAACAGGCCGCCGCGCTGACTCCCGGCCTGGAATCGCCCACCGTCTCGCCGCTGCGCGATTCCGACTGGGTGGCTGTCCGGTCCATGGTTCCGAAGAAGGAAACCAACCGGATCATGGATGAGCTCTACGACCTCGGCGCCCGCGCCATCCTGGTCAGCAGCATCCACGCCTGCCGTATCTGA